One genomic segment of Rhizobium gallicum bv. gallicum R602sp includes these proteins:
- the cheT gene encoding chemotaxis protein CheT, translating to MTFSGTIELPSPVEALPDILMRIVSELHDVAYLIERIEPQLLEIGGADVLHSPDSMKIMQGIDLAVQKTRGLAEFIDTITGEIPQSWAVDVATALSLVKLAEMQKALGGATRHGHSQPLSKAAGDFDFF from the coding sequence ATGACTTTCAGTGGAACGATAGAGCTTCCTTCGCCGGTCGAAGCGCTTCCGGACATCCTTATGCGTATCGTTTCCGAACTGCATGATGTCGCCTATCTCATCGAACGCATCGAGCCGCAGCTTCTTGAAATCGGCGGGGCCGATGTCCTGCACTCGCCCGATAGCATGAAGATCATGCAAGGCATCGATCTTGCCGTTCAGAAAACCCGCGGTCTCGCTGAATTCATTGACACGATCACCGGCGAGATCCCGCAGAGCTGGGCTGTTGACGTTGCGACCGCGCTCAGCCTGGTCAAACTTGCCGAAATGCAAAAAGCGCTCGGCGGTGCCACGCGCCACGGCCATTCCCAGCCGCTCAGCAAGGCGGCGGGCGACTTCGATTTCTTCTGA
- the fliF gene encoding flagellar basal-body MS-ring/collar protein FliF, with amino-acid sequence MNLLNQLVQLIKNLGSLGRTRLLALAGVGVFSIAIILAAALIVNKPAQETLYVGLDTPDLNQISMALAEANIGFQVGSDGSSITVPAGMTGKARLLLAERGLPNSANAGYELFDNVGSLGLTSFMQEVTRVRALEGEIGRTIQSISGITAARVHIVMPEVGNFRKAEQKPTASVMIRASAAAGRSAATSIRHLVASAVPGLDVDDVTILDSAGQLLASGDEASNSSLNRSLNIVQNVQQEVESNIDKALAPFLGMDNFRSSVTADLNTDAQEIQETVYDPESKVERSVRTTKEASQSQQKQSDNATTVEQNVPQAAPEQGGSNSPESQDKSDKKEEQTNYEINSKTTATTRNSYEIEKLSIAVVVNKGRIAQMVGEPADQAKIDAYLAEMQKIVSSAAGISAGRGDVVTVTAMDFLENQLLEDAAGGVRVLDMLSRNLAGIINSLAFLGVAFVVVWMGVRPLVRSISGGGAGVIGDTSSESVGLELPDFAPAGGAAAGGALMEGFGSDFGFDSTEDLLSLGDDDGNFNRRVKEGPERKLARMVEINEERAAKILRKWAVDNAA; translated from the coding sequence ATGAATCTGTTAAATCAATTAGTTCAGCTCATTAAGAACTTAGGTTCGCTGGGGCGAACACGCTTGTTGGCGCTCGCTGGCGTTGGCGTTTTTTCAATTGCAATTATCTTGGCTGCTGCCCTTATCGTCAACAAGCCGGCGCAGGAAACGCTCTATGTCGGCCTTGACACCCCTGACCTCAACCAGATCAGCATGGCTCTTGCGGAAGCCAATATCGGCTTCCAGGTCGGTTCCGACGGCTCCAGTATCACTGTGCCTGCCGGCATGACGGGCAAGGCCCGCCTGCTGCTTGCCGAGCGGGGCCTACCGAACAGCGCCAATGCGGGCTATGAACTCTTCGACAATGTCGGCTCACTTGGCCTCACCTCCTTCATGCAGGAAGTCACACGCGTGCGTGCGCTCGAAGGCGAAATAGGCCGCACCATCCAGTCCATTTCAGGCATCACCGCTGCGCGCGTCCATATCGTTATGCCGGAAGTCGGAAACTTCCGTAAGGCGGAGCAGAAGCCGACAGCCTCCGTCATGATCCGGGCGAGCGCTGCGGCAGGCCGCAGTGCCGCCACCTCGATTCGCCACCTCGTCGCCTCGGCCGTGCCGGGGCTTGATGTCGATGACGTGACGATTCTTGATTCCGCCGGCCAGCTGCTCGCATCTGGCGACGAGGCAAGCAACAGCTCGCTGAACCGCTCTTTGAACATCGTCCAGAACGTCCAGCAGGAAGTCGAATCGAATATCGACAAGGCGCTGGCTCCGTTCCTCGGCATGGATAACTTCCGCTCCAGCGTGACCGCCGATCTCAACACGGATGCGCAGGAGATCCAAGAAACCGTCTACGATCCGGAATCAAAGGTGGAGCGCTCCGTGCGCACGACCAAGGAAGCCTCGCAGTCGCAGCAAAAGCAGTCCGATAACGCAACGACCGTCGAGCAGAACGTTCCGCAGGCCGCCCCCGAGCAAGGTGGCAGCAATAGTCCGGAATCGCAGGACAAGTCGGACAAGAAGGAAGAGCAGACAAACTACGAGATCAACAGCAAGACGACGGCCACGACTCGCAACAGCTACGAGATCGAGAAGCTCTCGATCGCCGTTGTCGTCAACAAGGGCCGTATCGCCCAGATGGTCGGCGAACCTGCGGATCAGGCGAAGATCGATGCTTATCTCGCCGAGATGCAGAAGATCGTCTCGTCGGCAGCCGGTATCAGTGCTGGTCGCGGCGACGTCGTCACGGTGACGGCAATGGACTTCCTCGAGAACCAGCTTCTCGAAGATGCCGCCGGCGGCGTCCGCGTCCTCGATATGCTGAGCCGCAACCTGGCGGGCATCATCAACTCGCTGGCCTTCCTCGGCGTCGCCTTCGTGGTGGTCTGGATGGGCGTGCGACCCCTGGTGCGCAGCATCAGCGGCGGCGGTGCGGGGGTCATCGGCGACACGTCTTCAGAAAGCGTTGGCTTGGAGCTTCCTGATTTCGCACCGGCCGGTGGAGCGGCTGCCGGCGGCGCGCTCATGGAGGGCTTCGGTTCGGACTTCGGCTTCGACAGCACGGAGGATCTGCTGAGCCTGGGCGACGACGACGGAAACTTCAACCGCCGCGTCAAGGAAGGCCCGGAGCGGAAGCTCGCGCGAATGGTCGAGATCAACGAGGAACGCGCTGCGAAAATCCTCAGGAAATGGGCGGTCGACAACGCCGCCTAA
- the cheD gene encoding chemoreceptor glutamine deamidase CheD: MNVEAAARRVHIIQGEWKVLNDPTAVLTTILGSCVAACLRDPVAGVGGMNHFLLPGTGNTPMNGGDATRYGVHLMELLINGLLKQGARRDRLEAKIFGGAKTISTFSNVGEQNAAFAMQFLRDEGIPVVSSSTGGEHGRKLEYWPVSGRARQYPLTGAETQKTVALEQRPVAPHKPVETSIEFF; encoded by the coding sequence ATGAATGTCGAGGCAGCAGCCCGCCGCGTTCATATCATTCAGGGCGAATGGAAGGTCCTGAATGATCCGACCGCGGTTTTGACGACCATCCTTGGTTCGTGTGTGGCTGCCTGTCTGCGCGATCCCGTGGCCGGTGTCGGCGGTATGAACCACTTTCTGCTCCCAGGCACGGGTAACACGCCGATGAATGGCGGGGACGCGACGCGCTATGGCGTTCACCTGATGGAATTGCTGATCAACGGCCTTCTGAAGCAGGGCGCGCGCCGCGACCGCCTGGAAGCCAAGATTTTCGGCGGGGCGAAGACGATCTCGACTTTCTCCAATGTCGGCGAACAGAACGCCGCCTTCGCCATGCAGTTCCTGAGGGATGAAGGCATCCCGGTCGTCAGCTCCAGTACCGGCGGCGAACACGGCCGCAAGCTGGAATACTGGCCGGTTTCGGGGCGCGCGCGCCAGTACCCGCTCACCGGCGCTGAAACGCAGAAGACGGTGGCTCTCGAACAGCGCCCTGTCGCACCCCACAAACCGGTCGAAACAAGTATCGAATTTTTCTGA
- the visN gene encoding transcriptional regulator VisN yields MDMHILLKGENQAANFVGLQAVNLCSREELIGQLSEIADSGRLQVALRTLTDYVGASHYLLARSDLIQEAGLDFIVSSDWPFDLVKDLATSLTSSYARTTELEKCMQLFQPNFALLPDNADVPDGASRQYCFLTLNVGRSRLSLMFLFDDGFILSPERLRDVGLLASYLASSLRCGAARAERDFELTERELECLFWIAEGKTSDEIAMILGISRNTINNYITSVMRKTATKTRSEAIAFAVRNNLV; encoded by the coding sequence ATGGATATGCACATACTGCTTAAGGGCGAAAATCAGGCCGCGAATTTCGTTGGTCTCCAGGCCGTCAATCTTTGCTCTCGCGAGGAGCTCATCGGGCAGCTCAGCGAAATTGCCGACAGTGGGAGGTTGCAGGTCGCGCTTCGCACCCTGACGGACTACGTTGGAGCGTCGCATTACCTGCTGGCGCGATCCGACCTCATCCAGGAGGCCGGCCTCGATTTCATCGTGTCCTCGGACTGGCCGTTCGATCTCGTGAAGGACCTGGCGACGTCACTGACAAGCAGCTATGCACGCACGACCGAGCTGGAAAAGTGCATGCAGCTCTTCCAGCCAAATTTTGCTCTTCTGCCCGACAATGCCGACGTGCCGGATGGCGCCAGCCGCCAGTATTGTTTCTTGACGTTAAATGTCGGCCGTTCGCGGCTGTCGCTGATGTTCCTCTTCGATGACGGCTTCATCCTATCACCGGAGCGGCTGCGGGACGTGGGGCTCCTTGCAAGTTATCTCGCAAGTTCGCTCCGGTGCGGGGCCGCCCGGGCGGAGCGCGATTTTGAGCTGACGGAGCGGGAGCTCGAATGTCTCTTCTGGATCGCCGAGGGCAAAACCAGCGATGAGATCGCGATGATCCTCGGCATCTCCCGCAATACGATCAACAACTACATTACGAGCGTCATGCGAAAGACGGCGACCAAAACTCGCTCCGAGGCCATAGCGTTTGCGGTGAGAAATAATCTCGTCTAA
- the cheB gene encoding protein-glutamate O-methylesterase CheB: protein MSAPARVLVVDDSPTMRGLISAVLSSDPDVNVIGQAGDALEAREAIKKLNPDVVTLDIEMPNMNGLEFLEKIMRLRPMPVIMVSTMTHRGAEATLAALEIGAFDCVGKPAPGEPRPFGDLAEKVKAAARTQRQFVQPPAVPVPPVSVADFRVGRKIVAIGSSTGGVEALIAVLQKFPANCPPTVITQHMPPTFTKSFADRLNRLCAPVVEEARDGARLEIGKIYLAPGGERHLQVANASAPSCRLVERDPVNGHRPSVDVLFDSVAELAGRNAVGVILTGMGRDGAAGLLKMRHAGARTLGQNEKTCVVYGMPRVAHELGAVEQQLPLNAIGEEILKMTAARKEGTE from the coding sequence ATGAGCGCACCGGCAAGAGTTCTCGTCGTTGACGACTCCCCGACGATGCGCGGGCTGATCAGCGCCGTCTTGAGTTCCGATCCGGACGTCAACGTCATCGGCCAGGCGGGCGATGCGCTGGAAGCGCGCGAGGCGATCAAAAAGCTCAATCCCGATGTCGTCACGCTCGACATCGAGATGCCGAACATGAACGGCCTGGAATTTCTCGAGAAGATCATGAGGCTTCGCCCCATGCCGGTCATCATGGTCTCCACCATGACGCACCGCGGCGCGGAGGCGACGCTCGCCGCGCTCGAGATCGGAGCTTTCGATTGCGTCGGAAAGCCTGCCCCCGGCGAGCCGCGTCCCTTCGGCGATCTGGCCGAGAAGGTCAAGGCCGCCGCGCGCACGCAGCGCCAGTTCGTGCAGCCGCCGGCAGTTCCGGTTCCGCCGGTATCGGTCGCCGATTTCCGCGTCGGACGCAAGATCGTCGCGATCGGTTCGTCGACCGGCGGCGTCGAAGCGCTGATCGCGGTGCTGCAGAAGTTTCCGGCGAACTGCCCGCCGACGGTCATCACCCAGCATATGCCGCCGACCTTCACGAAAAGCTTTGCCGACCGCCTCAATCGCCTCTGTGCTCCGGTCGTTGAAGAAGCAAGGGATGGCGCGCGTTTAGAAATTGGTAAGATTTATCTGGCACCAGGCGGGGAACGTCATTTGCAGGTCGCGAATGCGTCCGCACCCAGTTGCCGTCTCGTCGAGCGCGATCCGGTAAACGGCCATCGCCCCTCGGTCGACGTTCTCTTCGATTCCGTTGCCGAACTTGCCGGACGCAATGCGGTCGGCGTGATCCTGACAGGCATGGGCCGCGATGGCGCGGCTGGCCTCTTGAAGATGCGCCATGCCGGCGCGCGCACTCTCGGACAGAACGAAAAGACCTGCGTGGTCTATGGAATGCCGCGAGTGGCTCATGAACTCGGTGCCGTTGAGCAGCAGCTGCCACTGAATGCCATCGGAGAAGAAATACTGAAAATGACAGCCGCCCGAAAGGAAGGGACAGAATAA
- the visR gene encoding transcriptional regulator VisR gives MGHSSSRAMGSTEHIRSVRFNRISSRSDLFPRLVAMQKLADAQNFAVYRMSGSGLPAKQRLVCELENWGPSAAAASSKALVDAYGDALLDHIEKSLLPLSWAGGHDRAAPGSADFAPFMARLKDGILPFSGLAFPVRLGAAGNGFVVFTGDYLDPAGDMIVELHGRGCQIMMDLLSLDERRAAASEALSEREIACLQLAGDGRISEEIADKLGLSVHTVNAYLGSATIKLDSVNRIQAIAKAIRLGYIS, from the coding sequence ATGGGGCATTCGTCAAGCAGGGCGATGGGTAGTACGGAACACATACGCAGCGTGCGCTTCAACAGGATAAGCAGCCGCTCCGACCTTTTCCCGCGGCTGGTCGCGATGCAGAAGCTGGCGGATGCCCAGAATTTTGCGGTCTACCGGATGAGCGGCTCAGGTCTGCCGGCGAAGCAGCGTCTGGTCTGCGAACTGGAAAACTGGGGACCTTCGGCAGCGGCGGCCTCAAGCAAGGCCCTTGTGGACGCTTATGGCGATGCGCTGCTGGACCATATCGAGAAATCACTTTTGCCTCTGTCTTGGGCCGGCGGCCATGATCGCGCCGCGCCCGGTTCGGCCGATTTCGCGCCGTTCATGGCGCGGCTGAAGGACGGCATTCTACCATTTTCAGGCCTCGCTTTTCCGGTGCGGCTCGGTGCTGCAGGAAATGGCTTCGTCGTCTTCACCGGCGATTATCTTGATCCCGCCGGTGACATGATCGTAGAGCTTCATGGCCGTGGCTGCCAAATCATGATGGATCTGCTCTCGCTGGACGAACGCCGCGCGGCGGCGTCAGAAGCGCTGAGCGAGCGCGAGATCGCTTGCCTGCAGCTTGCCGGCGACGGACGCATCAGCGAAGAGATAGCTGACAAGCTCGGGCTCTCGGTCCATACGGTGAATGCTTACCTCGGCTCGGCGACGATCAAGCTGGATTCGGTCAATCGCATCCAGGCAATCGCCAAGGCGATTCGCCTCGGCTACATCAGCTGA
- a CDS encoding response regulator — MSIAEKIKVLIVDDQVTSRLLLSDALTQLGFKQITAAGDGEQGMKIMAQQPHHLVISDFNMPKMDGLGLLQAVRTNPATKKAAFIILTAQGDRALVQKAAQLGANNVLAKPFTIEKMKAAIEAVFGALK; from the coding sequence ATGTCGATTGCGGAGAAAATCAAAGTTCTGATCGTCGACGATCAGGTCACGAGCCGGTTGTTGCTCAGCGATGCGCTGACCCAGCTCGGCTTCAAGCAGATCACGGCTGCCGGCGACGGCGAGCAGGGCATGAAGATCATGGCCCAACAGCCGCATCATCTGGTGATCTCGGACTTCAACATGCCGAAGATGGATGGTCTCGGTCTGCTGCAGGCCGTACGCACCAATCCGGCAACCAAGAAGGCTGCCTTCATCATCCTGACTGCACAGGGCGATCGTGCTCTCGTGCAGAAGGCCGCCCAGCTCGGCGCCAACAACGTGCTTGCCAAGCCCTTCACCATCGAAAAGATGAAGGCGGCGATCGAAGCCGTGTTTGGAGCGCTGAAATGA